Proteins encoded together in one Amphritea japonica ATCC BAA-1530 window:
- the tyrS gene encoding tyrosine--tRNA ligase yields MTDKTLLQDLNARGLIAQMTSEEELEQHLAEGSVTLYCGFDPTADSLHIGSLVPLLALKRFQQAGHKPLALVGGATGLIGDPSFKAQERKLNDDSTVANWVEKLKGQVSQFIDFDSGDNNAEVVNNLDWTRDLDVLTFLRDVGKHFSVNQMIAKESVKQRIDREGEGISFTEFTYMILQSFDYQQLNASHNCTLQIGGSDQWGNITGGTELTRRMNGNKAFGLTLPLITKSDGTKFGKTESGTIWLSPNKTSPYAFYQFWLQTADADAYSFLKYFTFLSVEEIDALEKADAERDGRPEAQSVLAREVTRLVHGEEGLTAAMRITDALFSGNLSDLSQADFEQLQLDGLPSSSLAAADLAETPLTTLLSDAGMANSGKQIKDALQRNAVIVNGVEKGMDDNMKAVEVFAAANGTYGRFFLVKLGKKKHHLFVI; encoded by the coding sequence ATGACAGACAAAACACTGCTACAGGATCTCAATGCGCGCGGGTTGATCGCGCAGATGACCAGCGAAGAAGAGCTGGAACAACACCTGGCTGAAGGTTCTGTCACTCTTTATTGCGGCTTTGACCCTACCGCTGACAGTCTGCATATCGGTTCACTGGTGCCTCTGCTGGCGCTAAAACGCTTTCAGCAAGCGGGCCACAAACCACTGGCTTTGGTGGGCGGGGCGACCGGTCTGATAGGCGACCCGAGTTTCAAAGCTCAGGAACGTAAGCTCAATGACGACAGTACTGTCGCCAACTGGGTGGAAAAGCTGAAAGGTCAGGTTAGTCAGTTTATCGATTTTGACAGCGGTGATAACAACGCGGAAGTGGTAAATAACCTGGACTGGACCCGCGATCTGGATGTACTGACCTTCCTGCGGGATGTCGGTAAGCACTTCTCGGTTAATCAGATGATCGCTAAAGAGTCGGTAAAGCAGCGTATCGATCGTGAAGGTGAGGGCATCTCCTTTACTGAATTTACGTATATGATTCTGCAATCATTCGACTACCAGCAGCTGAACGCTAGTCACAACTGTACATTGCAGATCGGTGGATCTGATCAGTGGGGTAATATTACCGGTGGCACTGAGCTGACGCGTCGTATGAATGGTAATAAGGCTTTTGGTCTGACACTGCCACTGATTACGAAGTCTGATGGTACTAAGTTTGGTAAGACAGAGTCCGGAACTATCTGGTTGTCGCCAAACAAGACTTCTCCTTATGCTTTCTACCAGTTCTGGCTACAAACAGCGGATGCTGATGCTTACTCTTTCCTAAAATACTTTACTTTCCTTTCGGTTGAAGAGATTGATGCGTTAGAAAAGGCGGATGCTGAACGTGATGGTCGTCCTGAAGCGCAGTCTGTACTAGCCCGTGAAGTGACGCGTCTGGTACATGGCGAAGAGGGCTTAACGGCGGCGATGCGGATTACCGATGCGCTGTTCAGTGGCAACCTGTCTGATCTGAGCCAGGCAGACTTTGAACAGTTGCAACTGGATGGTCTGCCATCGTCCAGCCTGGCAGCTGCAGATCTGGCTGAAACGCCACTGACGACTTTGTTGAGTGACGCCGGTATGGCAAACTCGGGTAAGCAGATTAAAGATGCTCTACAACGCAACGCTGTGATTGTTAATGGTGTTGAGAAGGGTATGGATGACAATATGAAAGCGGTAGAAGTGTTTGCCGCTGCGAACGGTACTTATGGTCGTTTCTTCTTAGTTAAACTGGGTAAGAAGAAGCATCACCTGTTTGTGATCTGA
- a CDS encoding OapA family protein: MVLIERLKQHLPATHLIAVAICCVIVGLTSMLMPSAEAPASVLAQAESTEKSTTSITDGNQTALVNKASSAEPVKLPVETAKKPLEQAPSEITEQWQDFKVRSGDTLTSIFKRAGLTNRDAFLVSKGVQGTEALKRIYPGQIIRFVIEDNQLIKLLHIRNQLESSLVTITAQGYEVETIAKQPDISPRFAEGSIENSLFYDASQAGLSDRMIMELAAIFGWDIDFVLDLRQGDRFNLVFEEKYLDGKLIGEGNILSAQFINQGETYTAVRYTDSEGNSSYYTPEGDSMRKAFLRSPVSFARISSSFKNRRKHPVLGLTRAHKGTDYAARTGTPIKAAGDGKIIWRGTKGGYGKAVIVQHGGNITTLYGHMNNYRRGQKSGSRVSQGDVIGYVGQTGLASGPHLHYEFRVNGVHKNPQTVKLPHAAPIAKAEKDNFFAAAKASLAQLEQFKATQLASASN; this comes from the coding sequence GTGGTTCTGATTGAACGGTTAAAACAGCATCTTCCAGCGACTCACCTGATAGCGGTAGCTATCTGCTGCGTTATTGTTGGCCTGACGTCTATGCTTATGCCATCTGCAGAAGCGCCAGCTTCAGTACTGGCCCAGGCGGAAAGTACTGAAAAAAGCACCACTTCAATTACCGACGGTAACCAAACTGCTTTGGTCAATAAAGCATCTTCTGCCGAGCCAGTAAAACTCCCCGTTGAAACAGCTAAAAAACCCTTAGAACAAGCCCCATCTGAGATTACCGAACAGTGGCAGGACTTTAAAGTCCGCAGTGGCGATACACTCACCTCAATCTTCAAACGGGCCGGACTTACCAATCGGGATGCCTTTCTGGTCAGTAAAGGGGTACAAGGGACCGAAGCACTTAAACGAATCTATCCGGGCCAGATCATCCGCTTCGTTATTGAAGACAATCAGCTTATAAAACTACTGCATATCCGCAATCAGCTTGAAAGTTCGCTGGTCACCATAACCGCTCAGGGATATGAAGTAGAGACCATAGCAAAGCAACCCGACATCTCTCCCCGTTTTGCCGAAGGCAGTATTGAAAACTCCCTCTTCTATGATGCATCTCAGGCTGGCCTCTCCGATAGAATGATTATGGAACTGGCGGCTATTTTCGGCTGGGATATCGACTTTGTTCTGGACCTGCGACAGGGTGATCGCTTTAATCTGGTATTTGAAGAGAAATACCTCGATGGGAAGCTGATTGGCGAAGGCAATATTCTCTCCGCCCAGTTTATCAACCAGGGTGAAACCTATACCGCTGTTCGCTATACCGATAGCGAAGGCAATAGCAGCTACTATACTCCGGAAGGCGATAGCATGCGCAAAGCGTTCCTTCGAAGCCCAGTCAGTTTTGCCCGGATCAGCTCCAGCTTTAAAAACCGGCGCAAGCACCCGGTATTAGGCTTAACCCGGGCACACAAAGGCACCGATTATGCAGCCCGTACCGGCACCCCTATCAAAGCGGCCGGAGATGGCAAAATAATCTGGCGCGGAACCAAAGGCGGTTACGGCAAAGCTGTCATTGTGCAACACGGTGGCAATATCACCACGTTATATGGCCATATGAACAACTATCGTCGCGGCCAGAAAAGCGGAAGCAGAGTGAGTCAGGGTGACGTCATCGGCTACGTTGGCCAGACGGGCCTCGCCTCAGGCCCACATCTGCATTATGAATTCCGTGTTAACGGTGTGCATAAAAATCCGCAAACGGTAAAATTGCCCCATGCCGCACCGATAGCTAAAGCCGAAAAAGACAACTTCTTTGCTGCTGCTAAAGCATCACTGGCCCAGCTGGAACAATTCAAAGCAACACAGCTAGCCTCGGCCTCAAACTGA
- a CDS encoding anhydro-N-acetylmuramic acid kinase translates to MSAQIYIGLMSGTSLDSIDAVAVRFEPSFELIASHSEPIPPAIDNRIRVLFNPGDNEIDQLGNLDLELGELFASAANTLIEHHGLSRDQIIAIGSHGQTIRHRPETHFTLQIGDPNTIAEHTGITTVADFRCRDMAAGGQGAPPGTGLS, encoded by the coding sequence ATGAGTGCTCAAATCTATATTGGATTAATGTCCGGCACCAGCCTCGACAGCATTGATGCTGTCGCGGTCCGGTTTGAGCCCTCCTTTGAGCTGATTGCTTCACACAGCGAGCCAATCCCACCCGCCATCGATAATCGCATCCGGGTATTGTTTAATCCCGGCGATAACGAAATAGATCAATTAGGCAATCTCGACCTTGAGTTAGGTGAACTGTTCGCCTCCGCGGCCAATACACTGATCGAACATCACGGACTTAGCCGCGATCAGATCATTGCGATCGGCAGTCACGGACAAACCATCCGCCATCGTCCAGAAACTCACTTTACACTCCAGATTGGCGACCCGAACACCATCGCAGAACATACCGGCATTACCACCGTCGCTGACTTCCGGTGCCGGGATATGGCTGCAGGTGGTCAGGGAGCCCCCCCTGGTACCGGCCTTTCATAA
- a CDS encoding anhydro-N-acetylmuramic acid kinase, with translation MVREPPLVPAFHNGLFRHSQKNRILVNIGGMANLTIIEADPEKPVLGYDTGPGNVLMDSWIQHHQQKNYDADGQWANTGKVIPELLNAMLSLPYFSETPPKSTGREQFNPLWIEQNIRSLASTPEPSDVQATLLELTAITIADAINRHQLDNLQVFLCGGGSHNRQLRARLSTLLQPHYLSDTAELGLDPDWVEAAAFAWLAYRTLNKESGNIPEVTGAKGFRPLGAIYWGS, from the coding sequence GTGGTCAGGGAGCCCCCCCTGGTACCGGCCTTTCATAATGGGCTGTTCCGTCACTCCCAGAAGAACAGAATACTGGTAAATATCGGCGGTATGGCAAACCTCACCATCATTGAAGCAGACCCGGAAAAACCGGTATTAGGCTACGACACCGGTCCGGGCAACGTCCTGATGGACAGCTGGATTCAACATCACCAACAAAAAAATTATGATGCCGACGGTCAGTGGGCAAACACAGGAAAAGTGATACCTGAGCTACTGAATGCCATGCTCTCACTACCCTATTTCAGTGAAACCCCGCCCAAAAGTACCGGACGGGAGCAGTTCAACCCGCTTTGGATTGAGCAGAATATCCGTTCACTGGCCAGCACACCCGAACCGTCAGACGTACAGGCAACCCTGTTGGAACTGACTGCGATCACCATCGCCGATGCGATTAACCGCCACCAGCTGGACAATTTGCAGGTATTTCTCTGTGGCGGCGGCAGCCACAATCGCCAGCTGAGAGCTCGACTATCGACCTTGCTGCAGCCGCACTATTTGAGTGATACCGCCGAGCTGGGGCTCGATCCTGACTGGGTCGAAGCGGCTGCTTTTGCCTGGCTTGCCTACCGCACGCTAAACAAAGAGAGCGGCAATATACCCGAGGTTACCGGTGCAAAAGGCTTCAGACCACTGGGCGCAATTTACTGGGGCAGTTAA
- the erpA gene encoding iron-sulfur cluster insertion protein ErpA, translating to MTETTDQQLTMVFSDSAAAKVKTLIEEDQNDNLKLRVYITGGGCAGFSYGFTFDEAVADDDTLFENDGVNMVVDPMSYQYLVGSVVDYKEGLQGSQFVIDNPNATTTCGCGSSFSI from the coding sequence ATGACAGAGACGACTGACCAGCAGCTGACGATGGTTTTTTCCGATTCAGCAGCGGCTAAGGTAAAAACTCTGATCGAAGAGGACCAGAACGATAACCTGAAACTGCGGGTATACATTACCGGTGGTGGTTGTGCGGGCTTCTCTTATGGCTTCACCTTCGATGAGGCGGTTGCGGATGATGATACGCTGTTCGAAAATGATGGCGTGAATATGGTGGTTGATCCGATGAGTTACCAGTATCTGGTAGGCTCGGTGGTGGACTATAAAGAAGGGCTGCAGGGTTCACAGTTTGTGATTGATAACCCGAATGCAACAACCACATGTGGTTGCGGTTCGTCCTTCTCAATTTGA
- the argC gene encoding N-acetyl-gamma-glutamyl-phosphate reductase → MIKVGIVGGTGYTGVELLRLLANHSGVSVEVITSRSEEGVRIDDMYPNLRGHYDLQFTVPDVEALSECEAVFFATPHGVAMKMAPELVERGVKVIDLGADFRIKDLELWSQWYGMEHTSPELAAKAVYGLPEVNREAIKGAQMLACPGCYPTATQLGFLPLIENKLIDHRRLIADVKSGVSGAGRGANIGSLLCESSESMKAYAVAGHRHLPEIKQGLSEAAGRPVGLTFVPHLTPMIRGIHATLYGKLKDPTDGLQELFEARYADEPFVDVMPAGSHPETRSVKGANICRISVFRPQNDDTVVVLSAIDNLVKGAAGQAIQNMNIMFGLDEAEGLKHAGMMP, encoded by the coding sequence GTGATCAAAGTAGGTATCGTAGGCGGCACCGGTTATACCGGCGTAGAGCTGCTCAGACTGTTGGCAAACCATTCCGGCGTTTCGGTTGAAGTAATTACCTCCCGTTCCGAGGAAGGTGTGCGAATTGATGATATGTACCCGAACCTTCGCGGTCACTACGATCTGCAGTTTACCGTCCCCGATGTTGAGGCGTTGTCTGAGTGTGAAGCGGTCTTTTTTGCGACCCCTCATGGGGTGGCAATGAAAATGGCGCCGGAGCTGGTTGAGCGAGGCGTGAAAGTGATCGATCTGGGAGCTGACTTTCGAATTAAGGATCTGGAGCTCTGGTCCCAGTGGTACGGCATGGAACATACCAGTCCGGAACTGGCGGCTAAAGCGGTATACGGCCTTCCGGAAGTAAACCGTGAAGCGATTAAAGGCGCGCAGATGCTCGCTTGTCCAGGTTGCTATCCAACTGCGACCCAGTTGGGCTTTCTACCGCTGATAGAGAATAAACTGATTGATCACCGTCGTCTGATAGCTGATGTTAAGTCAGGCGTCAGTGGTGCGGGTCGTGGTGCGAATATCGGTTCGTTGCTGTGTGAAAGCAGTGAAAGTATGAAGGCTTACGCGGTAGCGGGTCATCGTCATCTTCCTGAGATCAAGCAAGGCTTGAGTGAAGCGGCGGGTCGTCCGGTTGGCCTGACCTTTGTGCCTCACCTGACGCCGATGATTCGGGGTATCCATGCAACGCTTTACGGGAAATTGAAAGATCCTACCGATGGTCTGCAGGAGTTGTTTGAAGCGCGTTACGCCGATGAGCCTTTTGTTGATGTGATGCCCGCCGGAAGTCATCCGGAAACACGCAGCGTTAAAGGTGCGAATATCTGCCGGATCAGCGTGTTCCGTCCGCAGAACGACGATACGGTTGTGGTGCTCTCTGCGATTGATAACCTGGTTAAGGGGGCTGCCGGTCAGGCAATCCAGAATATGAACATTATGTTCGGTCTGGATGAAGCTGAAGGGCTCAAACACGCAGGTATGATGCCGTAA
- a CDS encoding chloride channel protein, with amino-acid sequence MFKDSLSFTHFRNRLAHQEALPQLILLGIFSGLATGLVILAFRLIIELPLETWLPDNNSENFEGLPLWLRFVLPIAGSIVTFLLLWKLLPATRKVGVVHVLERLSYHQGHLPAKNMLVQFFGAAIAIVSGHSVGREGPAIHLGAACGSLVGQTLKLPNNSLRLLVGCGVAAAISAAFNTPLAGVIFAMEVILMEYTVIGFTPVLVASVTAALLIRVTHGDESIFTIPALQIQSLAEIPFVVLLGIICALLAAGFIRIMILTQKITSVSLGVKLLIAGLLTGTVALWYPQVMGLGYDTLSQVLQGNAGLTLLLGLLLTKWLLTPIVLGLGIPGGLIGPTIYIGAIAGAAFAVLVAHFTGETNSGVGFYAMLGMGAMMGAVLNAPLAALIALLELTGNPNIIFPGMIAIVVASTTVRFFFNQPSIFLTSLKAQGLDYRQEPITQALSRLGVASVMCASHVRCNTRVSCESAIKVLEQRPDWLILEDKKAVPRYILFPADLEYFIDRISERDGFNPNLELDLTEVPAVRKDIAPLPIQATLKEALDKMNLDRLDALYIVHHNDEIAGIITRDLVEHFYTQKINQ; translated from the coding sequence ATGTTCAAAGACTCCCTATCATTCACCCATTTCCGCAACCGGCTGGCCCATCAGGAGGCGCTGCCGCAGTTAATCCTGCTGGGGATTTTCTCCGGATTGGCGACTGGATTAGTGATTCTGGCGTTCCGGCTGATAATCGAACTACCCCTGGAAACCTGGCTACCCGACAATAACAGCGAAAACTTTGAAGGGCTGCCACTCTGGTTGCGCTTTGTTCTGCCAATAGCCGGAAGTATCGTCACATTTTTACTACTTTGGAAACTACTGCCTGCCACCCGTAAAGTCGGTGTCGTTCATGTATTGGAACGTCTCAGTTACCATCAGGGCCATCTCCCCGCGAAAAACATGCTAGTGCAGTTCTTTGGAGCAGCTATTGCCATTGTCAGTGGCCACTCAGTCGGACGTGAAGGTCCGGCGATTCATTTAGGCGCCGCCTGTGGCAGCCTGGTCGGTCAAACGCTAAAGCTGCCGAATAATTCCTTACGATTGTTAGTCGGTTGCGGTGTCGCTGCAGCGATCTCTGCGGCCTTCAACACCCCCCTGGCCGGGGTTATTTTTGCAATGGAAGTCATCCTGATGGAGTACACTGTTATCGGCTTTACGCCGGTACTGGTTGCCTCAGTCACCGCAGCACTTTTAATTCGGGTCACCCATGGTGATGAATCCATTTTTACCATTCCCGCGCTGCAGATCCAGTCTCTGGCAGAGATCCCCTTTGTGGTTTTACTGGGGATTATCTGTGCCCTGCTGGCGGCAGGCTTTATTCGTATCATGATCCTGACTCAGAAAATAACCTCAGTATCCCTGGGCGTTAAATTGTTAATCGCCGGACTACTCACCGGCACTGTCGCACTCTGGTATCCGCAAGTGATGGGACTGGGTTACGACACCCTTTCTCAAGTTTTGCAGGGGAATGCCGGGCTGACCTTACTGCTTGGCTTGCTGTTAACCAAGTGGTTGCTGACGCCTATCGTACTTGGTCTGGGTATTCCTGGTGGCCTGATTGGCCCAACCATCTATATCGGTGCTATCGCCGGTGCAGCCTTTGCTGTCTTGGTTGCTCACTTCACCGGTGAGACTAATTCAGGTGTCGGTTTCTACGCCATGTTGGGGATGGGAGCGATGATGGGCGCCGTACTAAACGCCCCCTTAGCCGCACTCATCGCCTTGCTCGAACTGACCGGTAATCCGAATATTATTTTCCCGGGCATGATCGCCATTGTTGTCGCCAGTACAACAGTTCGCTTCTTTTTCAACCAACCCTCAATTTTTCTCACATCCCTCAAAGCCCAGGGGTTGGACTACCGACAGGAACCTATCACCCAGGCTCTTTCCCGGTTAGGAGTTGCCAGTGTAATGTGCGCCAGTCATGTCCGCTGCAACACCCGGGTCAGTTGTGAATCAGCGATAAAAGTACTGGAACAGCGGCCCGACTGGTTGATTCTGGAAGATAAAAAAGCGGTGCCTCGGTACATTCTGTTCCCCGCCGATCTGGAATATTTTATTGATCGCATTAGTGAACGGGATGGTTTCAACCCGAACCTTGAGCTAGACCTGACAGAAGTCCCGGCGGTACGCAAAGATATCGCCCCGTTACCGATACAGGCAACACTCAAAGAAGCCCTCGACAAGATGAACCTCGATCGTTTGGATGCGTTGTATATCGTGCACCATAATGATGAGATCGCCGGTATTATCACCCGTGACCTGGTAGAACATTTTTACACCCAAAAGATCAATCAATAA
- the thiE gene encoding thiamine phosphate synthase: MKEFQLQGLYAITDSTLMPDTETMLYQVENALRGGASIIQYRDKSDNYPQRLAQAKALADLCHQFQRPLLINDDIELAKASNADGVHLGQSDGNIRQARDYLGSAAIIGNTCHSSLTLAVKACQQSADYVAFGAFFRSSTKPDATPAPIHLLSEARSTLPVPVVAIGGINMDNAGQVISAGADMIAVIHSLFASDDICAQAGQFDSLFD; the protein is encoded by the coding sequence ATGAAAGAATTCCAGTTACAGGGCCTTTACGCCATCACCGACAGCACACTGATGCCCGATACCGAAACGATGCTGTATCAGGTCGAAAACGCTCTGCGAGGGGGCGCCAGTATCATTCAATACCGCGATAAGTCGGATAATTACCCTCAACGACTGGCACAAGCTAAAGCACTGGCAGACCTCTGCCATCAGTTTCAGCGACCACTGCTAATCAATGATGACATTGAACTGGCCAAAGCCAGTAACGCTGATGGTGTTCACCTGGGGCAAAGTGATGGCAATATCCGTCAGGCCCGTGACTATCTGGGGTCTGCTGCGATTATCGGCAACACCTGCCATAGTTCCCTGACACTCGCAGTCAAGGCCTGCCAGCAAAGCGCCGACTATGTTGCCTTTGGCGCGTTCTTCCGCTCCAGCACTAAACCCGATGCAACCCCAGCCCCTATCCACCTGCTCAGTGAAGCCAGATCAACCCTCCCCGTTCCGGTAGTAGCGATTGGGGGCATTAATATGGATAATGCGGGTCAGGTAATTTCCGCCGGAGCGGATATGATCGCGGTGATACACAGCCTGTTTGCCAGTGATGATATTTGCGCCCAGGCCGGACAGTTCGACAGCCTGTTCGACTGA
- the hemL gene encoding glutamate-1-semialdehyde 2,1-aminomutase: MSRSESLFQAAQAHIPGGVNSPVRAFKGVGGTPIFFKRGEAAYLYDEDDKRYIDYIGSWGPMILGHAHPAVMNAVRGVMESGLGFGAPTAIEIEMADKVCDMMPGMDLVRMVNSGTEATMSAIRLARGYTNRDKIVKFEGCYHGHSDSLLVKAGSGMLTLGEPSSPGVPASLAEHTITLTYNDLDNVRQAFAEAGADIACIIVEPVAGNMNCIPPVPGFLEGLREICDEYGTVLILDEVMTGFRVSLTGAQGHYGVIPDLTTLGKVIGGGLPVGAFGGKREIMEYIAPLGPVYQAGTLSGNPLAMAAGLAMLNALEEEGFHEKLSAKTELLAQGFEAMALRHGVPFTTSQVGGMFGLFFTDQPEVTRFDQVMKCDADKFGRFFHGMLEEGIYLAPSAFEAGFMSQAHTEEDINATIEAAGRVFAKLAAE, translated from the coding sequence ATGTCCCGTTCAGAATCTTTATTTCAGGCCGCTCAGGCCCATATCCCAGGTGGTGTTAACTCACCGGTACGTGCTTTTAAAGGGGTGGGCGGTACGCCGATCTTCTTTAAACGGGGTGAAGCCGCCTATCTGTACGATGAAGATGATAAGCGCTACATCGATTATATTGGCTCATGGGGCCCAATGATTCTGGGCCATGCCCATCCTGCAGTAATGAATGCGGTACGGGGCGTCATGGAATCCGGCCTGGGCTTCGGCGCGCCCACTGCGATTGAGATAGAAATGGCAGATAAGGTCTGCGATATGATGCCAGGCATGGATCTGGTACGGATGGTGAACTCCGGTACGGAAGCCACCATGAGCGCCATTCGTCTGGCCCGCGGTTATACCAACCGGGACAAAATTGTTAAATTTGAAGGTTGCTACCACGGTCACTCTGACTCGCTGCTGGTTAAAGCCGGCTCCGGGATGCTGACACTGGGTGAGCCAAGTTCTCCAGGCGTACCTGCCAGTCTGGCAGAGCATACGATCACCCTGACCTACAATGATCTGGATAACGTTCGTCAGGCATTTGCCGAAGCAGGTGCAGATATCGCCTGCATCATCGTTGAACCGGTCGCCGGCAACATGAACTGCATCCCACCGGTACCGGGCTTCCTTGAAGGGCTGCGTGAGATTTGTGATGAATACGGCACCGTGCTGATTCTCGACGAAGTAATGACCGGTTTCCGGGTCTCGCTGACCGGCGCACAGGGCCATTATGGTGTGATCCCTGATCTGACAACCCTTGGCAAAGTCATTGGCGGCGGACTGCCGGTCGGTGCCTTCGGCGGTAAACGGGAGATCATGGAATATATTGCGCCGCTGGGACCTGTCTATCAGGCAGGTACACTGTCAGGCAACCCACTGGCGATGGCCGCTGGTCTGGCCATGCTGAACGCACTTGAGGAAGAAGGTTTCCACGAAAAGCTCAGCGCAAAAACAGAACTGCTGGCGCAGGGTTTTGAAGCGATGGCACTACGGCACGGTGTACCTTTCACCACCAGTCAGGTAGGAGGCATGTTCGGACTGTTCTTTACCGACCAGCCAGAGGTCACCCGTTTTGATCAGGTGATGAAGTGTGATGCAGACAAGTTCGGCCGCTTCTTCCATGGCATGCTGGAAGAGGGCATCTACCTGGCACCATCCGCGTTTGAGGCTGGCTTTATGTCTCAGGCGCATACTGAAGAGGATATCAACGCCACCATAGAAGCGGCTGGTCGGGTCTTCGCCAAGCTGGCAGCGGAGTAA
- a CDS encoding Crp/Fnr family transcriptional regulator — translation MQETRLQAIVREDVLFSSLTEKAKDNLCQHCHIIKLKNDETLFHQGGDAHSFYIVLEGNIKLYRVSPDGQTKVIEVIKKGGAFAEALMFMEQIRYPLNAAAMGACEVLAIPNKLYKETLLKEPQSALKLMGNMAVKLHRRINEIEILTLQNTRHRLGNYLFGLAPDPAAKQCVVQLPMAKQLIASQLGMQPETFSRLMKEMKLQGLIEVNGAEIRVNDLQGLLAFGH, via the coding sequence ATGCAAGAAACCAGATTGCAGGCAATTGTCAGAGAAGACGTGCTGTTTTCTTCCTTGACCGAGAAGGCCAAGGACAACCTGTGCCAGCACTGTCATATTATCAAACTGAAAAATGATGAGACCTTGTTCCACCAGGGAGGCGATGCTCATAGTTTCTATATCGTTCTGGAAGGCAATATCAAGTTATACAGGGTGTCTCCGGACGGCCAGACCAAAGTGATCGAAGTGATTAAAAAAGGCGGAGCCTTCGCCGAAGCGCTAATGTTTATGGAGCAGATCCGATATCCGCTGAATGCCGCGGCGATGGGTGCGTGTGAAGTGCTGGCGATACCGAATAAACTGTATAAAGAAACGCTATTGAAAGAGCCACAATCGGCACTCAAGCTGATGGGTAATATGGCCGTAAAACTGCATCGTCGTATCAATGAAATTGAGATTCTGACCCTGCAGAATACCCGGCACCGGTTAGGCAATTACCTCTTTGGCCTGGCACCCGATCCCGCTGCAAAACAGTGCGTTGTACAGCTGCCGATGGCGAAACAGCTGATCGCATCCCAGTTAGGAATGCAGCCGGAAACCTTTTCCCGCCTGATGAAAGAGATGAAGCTCCAGGGGCTGATCGAAGTGAATGGCGCTGAGATCAGAGTAAATGATCTGCAGGGGCTGCTGGCATTCGGGCACTGA